In a single window of the Myxococcales bacterium genome:
- a CDS encoding diguanylate cyclase, which yields MAVLTCSILVFLDFMGVLPEPRNEELESRIQIVESLAMQTIPAVERDDFGSIREALSVAMRRNDNVLSAGLRASRGHLLISTPEHRQLWNPDAEALSQATQVQVPINRDGRRWATLEVRFIGAADAGPTGLLKSLWERTLIRLLVLVGALGFISYWIYMKRTLRHLDPSAVIPTRVQAALDVMSEGVLLLDPSGRIVLANAAFAAHLDRTAESLLGVQLSTLGWRSTTSSTREPDLPWWEAIRDGLTTTGTTLCIEPTPGDVRIFVVNVSPVLDGWEKPKGAIATFDDVTELEQQKAALEKAMAELEKTQDEIRLQNQELEMLAKKDPLTGLANRRSFMEWFELQFEHSRREGLDLQCIMCDIDHFKLVNDNHGHAAGDEVIRRVSELLSTAVRNSDAVCRYGGEEFCIVLPGASKKTAFDVADRLCRNARSPGFARVPISVSFGTASIRTGADSVAELLEQADRALYASKDAGRDRVTAWEDISG from the coding sequence TTGGCGGTGCTTACCTGCTCAATCCTCGTGTTCCTGGATTTTATGGGCGTACTGCCCGAACCCCGGAACGAGGAACTCGAGTCGCGTATCCAGATTGTCGAGAGCCTGGCCATGCAGACGATTCCCGCGGTCGAGAGGGACGACTTCGGATCAATTCGCGAGGCGCTGTCCGTCGCCATGCGCCGCAACGACAACGTGTTGTCCGCAGGGCTCCGGGCCTCCCGCGGCCATCTGTTGATCTCGACCCCCGAGCACCGTCAGCTGTGGAATCCCGACGCCGAAGCTCTGTCGCAAGCCACCCAAGTACAGGTTCCGATCAACCGGGACGGTAGGCGATGGGCGACCTTGGAAGTTCGGTTCATAGGAGCGGCGGACGCAGGGCCCACCGGGTTGTTGAAGTCCCTTTGGGAGAGGACGCTAATTCGTCTGCTGGTGCTCGTTGGCGCGCTGGGGTTCATCAGCTACTGGATCTACATGAAACGGACGCTCCGTCATCTCGACCCCTCGGCGGTCATTCCGACCCGGGTCCAGGCGGCGCTCGATGTGATGTCCGAAGGCGTGCTGCTGCTCGATCCGAGCGGGCGCATCGTGCTCGCCAATGCTGCCTTCGCGGCGCACTTGGACCGGACCGCAGAATCCCTGCTGGGCGTTCAGCTGTCGACACTGGGCTGGCGGTCGACGACCTCCTCCACTCGGGAACCTGATCTCCCTTGGTGGGAGGCCATCCGCGATGGACTCACAACGACCGGAACCACCCTATGCATCGAGCCGACGCCCGGAGACGTCCGCATTTTCGTCGTGAACGTCTCCCCCGTCCTCGATGGCTGGGAAAAACCAAAGGGAGCAATCGCGACCTTTGACGACGTCACCGAGCTCGAACAGCAGAAGGCCGCGCTCGAGAAGGCCATGGCTGAACTGGAAAAGACGCAAGACGAGATCCGTCTCCAGAACCAGGAACTCGAGATGCTGGCGAAAAAGGATCCGTTGACCGGCCTCGCGAATCGGCGGTCGTTCATGGAGTGGTTCGAGTTGCAGTTCGAACACTCGCGCCGCGAGGGGCTGGATCTCCAGTGCATCATGTGCGACATCGACCACTTCAAACTCGTCAACGACAACCACGGCCACGCGGCCGGAGACGAGGTGATCCGCCGGGTGTCGGAACTGCTGTCGACTGCGGTTCGGAATTCGGACGCCGTTTGCCGCTACGGCGGTGAAGAGTTTTGCATCGTGCTGCCGGGGGCCTCCAAGAAGACGGCGTTCGATGTAGCGGATCGGTTGTGCCGCAACGCGCGCTCGCCTGGGTTCGCGCGGGTTCCCATTTCGGTGAGCTTTGGCACGGCCTCGATTCGCACCGGCGCCGATTCGGTCGCGGAGTTGCTCGAGCAGGCCGACCGGGCCCTCTACGCCTCGAAGGACGCAGGCCGTGACCGTGTGACGGCCTGGGAAGACATCTCCGGCTGA
- a CDS encoding preprotein translocase subunit SecA yields the protein MSSASLRPGIAQGFYPERAEQMEGWLDRAVDRQLGALARFRLRFRSRRQRFTNTVHAYGPKLEGMSEAELNQRIQLLCRALARDGLVDKVVAPTFAAIREISRRTLGVAHYDVQLQAGWAMINGRLAEMETGEGKTLSATLPAATAALAGIPVHVISVNDYLVKRDADAMRPLYQALGLSVGTVTEKMTQPAERRAAYACDITYVTGKQVAFDYLKDGMQRRQQKSRMAGHIARLQGEPPRRQLLLRGLCFAVVDEADSVLIDEARTPLILSGPAGPSDWGETYQQAMDLASKLEEGRDFRLQKRMQALEFTDHGRQRLEELAAPLGGLWSGPNRREEWVEKALRAVHLFLRDRHYLVRRGRVEIIDQPTGRAAPDRSWERGLHQMIEIKEGCELSPERETLARISYQQFFRRYLRLSGMTGTGREVASELWSVYRLNLMTIPTRLPIQRRSLGTRIFASSDARWNAVAERVREFQEVGRPVLIGTCSVEASEHLGSLLAERGLPHRILNARQDDQEAVIVAEAGRRGRITVATNMAGRGTDIQLGPGVVESGGLHVIATQRSEARRIDRQLFGRCGRQGDPGSYEEILSLEDDSLAGFFPAGLQHILVNRCTASTASAHWVKLLSRMPQRAEEKRHARVRQSLMAMEEYLGQLLAFSGAGE from the coding sequence CCGTGCACGCGTATGGCCCCAAGCTCGAGGGCATGTCGGAAGCAGAGCTCAACCAGCGAATCCAACTGCTGTGCCGCGCACTGGCTCGCGACGGTCTTGTCGACAAGGTCGTGGCCCCGACCTTCGCCGCGATCCGCGAAATTTCCCGGCGAACTCTCGGCGTCGCCCACTATGACGTCCAACTCCAGGCCGGCTGGGCCATGATCAACGGAAGACTTGCCGAGATGGAAACGGGCGAAGGAAAAACCCTCTCCGCCACCCTGCCCGCAGCGACTGCCGCGCTGGCTGGCATTCCCGTCCACGTAATTTCCGTCAACGATTATCTCGTGAAGCGCGACGCGGACGCCATGCGGCCCCTCTACCAGGCGCTCGGGCTCTCCGTCGGAACAGTGACCGAGAAGATGACACAACCCGCAGAGCGGCGGGCCGCCTACGCCTGCGACATCACTTACGTGACGGGAAAGCAGGTTGCTTTTGACTACTTGAAAGATGGTATGCAACGGCGGCAGCAAAAGAGCCGCATGGCAGGACACATCGCCCGCTTGCAGGGCGAACCCCCGCGGCGACAACTGCTGCTGCGCGGGCTCTGCTTCGCGGTGGTCGACGAGGCGGACAGCGTGTTGATCGACGAAGCCCGGACGCCGCTGATCCTCTCCGGTCCCGCGGGCCCCAGCGATTGGGGCGAGACTTACCAGCAGGCCATGGATCTCGCCAGCAAACTTGAAGAGGGCCGAGACTTCCGACTGCAGAAGCGTATGCAGGCGCTCGAGTTCACGGATCACGGGCGGCAGCGTCTGGAAGAACTCGCTGCACCCCTCGGAGGTCTCTGGAGCGGACCCAACCGACGCGAAGAATGGGTCGAGAAGGCGCTGCGGGCGGTGCACTTGTTCCTGCGCGACCGCCACTACCTGGTTCGTCGTGGCAGAGTGGAAATTATCGATCAACCGACAGGCCGAGCGGCGCCGGACCGTTCCTGGGAGCGAGGTCTCCACCAGATGATCGAGATCAAGGAAGGTTGCGAACTGTCACCGGAACGCGAGACGTTGGCGCGCATCAGCTATCAGCAGTTCTTCCGCCGCTATCTCCGGCTGTCGGGCATGACGGGAACTGGCCGGGAAGTCGCGAGCGAACTCTGGTCGGTCTACCGGCTCAATCTCATGACCATCCCGACTCGGCTTCCGATACAGCGGCGCTCACTTGGAACGCGAATCTTCGCCAGCTCCGACGCCAGGTGGAATGCCGTGGCCGAGCGGGTGCGAGAATTCCAAGAGGTCGGTCGGCCGGTTTTGATCGGCACCTGTTCGGTTGAGGCCTCCGAACACCTGGGCTCTCTGCTGGCCGAACGGGGCCTGCCCCACCGGATTCTCAACGCTCGCCAGGACGATCAGGAGGCTGTGATCGTGGCCGAGGCTGGCCGGCGCGGTCGCATCACGGTGGCGACGAACATGGCGGGCCGGGGAACCGACATCCAGCTGGGCCCGGGCGTGGTCGAGAGCGGCGGTCTCCACGTGATTGCCACCCAGCGCAGCGAGGCGCGACGCATCGACCGGCAGCTCTTTGGCCGTTGCGGACGCCAGGGGGATCCGGGGAGTTACGAGGAGATCCTCTCGCTCGAAGACGATTCGTTGGCCGGATTCTTTCCCGCGGGGCTGCAACACATTTTGGTGAACCGCTGTACCGCCTCAACTGCGTCGGCCCACTGGGTAAAACTCCTCTCCCGGATGCCCCAGCGGGCCGAAGAGAAGAGGCACGCAAGAGTTCGGCAGAGTCTGATGGCGATGGAGGAGTACCTGGGACAACTCCTCGCGTTCTCGGGAGCTGGCGAGTAG
- a CDS encoding efflux RND transporter periplasmic adaptor subunit gives MNSPRVRGALIAGAASVLAGLCLVLLLPGIIQLADGGATPTVVAAVDPSWDAADEANPGDSEFVGAELGGAAGYAAPEASGGGSVRAIGDTWSSGERVHRNQIEVEELACIIEPFHSVEIGSPVTGLIEKIHVEWSDFVEAGQVLVELESGAERAAVRLARAQAEMNNEIESREARASLIERRRARLNELYEQDTLSLDLREEAETEAKVAQIQLAQAYADKKLAALQLEQAVAHLTRRTIRSPLNGVVVKRMMSPGERVENKPILTVAQIDPLRVEVILPASAFGNITVGMRAAVVPEFPSDTVHVAPVTIVDRVIDAASGTFGVRLELPNPEHNIPVGLHCQVRFLTE, from the coding sequence TTGAATAGTCCGCGGGTGCGAGGCGCACTCATAGCGGGAGCGGCTTCCGTACTTGCGGGACTGTGCCTGGTGCTATTGCTGCCGGGAATCATTCAGCTGGCGGACGGCGGCGCGACCCCAACGGTGGTTGCCGCGGTCGATCCGTCGTGGGATGCCGCCGACGAAGCGAACCCCGGCGACTCCGAATTCGTTGGCGCAGAACTCGGTGGTGCTGCCGGATACGCGGCACCCGAAGCCAGCGGCGGCGGAAGCGTCCGCGCCATCGGTGACACATGGTCGTCGGGCGAACGCGTGCACCGGAACCAGATCGAAGTAGAGGAACTGGCTTGCATCATCGAGCCGTTCCACAGCGTCGAGATCGGTAGCCCCGTGACCGGACTGATCGAGAAGATCCACGTCGAGTGGAGCGACTTCGTCGAGGCCGGCCAGGTGCTGGTGGAACTGGAGTCGGGAGCCGAACGTGCCGCGGTACGACTGGCCCGTGCCCAGGCCGAGATGAACAACGAGATCGAGTCCCGAGAGGCGAGAGCGTCTCTCATCGAACGCCGGCGCGCCCGTCTTAATGAACTCTACGAGCAGGACACGTTGTCGCTCGACCTGCGCGAAGAAGCCGAGACCGAGGCCAAGGTTGCACAGATTCAGCTCGCGCAAGCATACGCGGACAAGAAACTCGCGGCGCTCCAACTCGAGCAGGCAGTCGCACACTTGACGCGGCGAACCATTCGCAGCCCCCTTAACGGCGTCGTGGTCAAGCGCATGATGTCCCCCGGAGAGCGCGTCGAAAACAAGCCCATTCTCACGGTCGCCCAGATCGACCCGCTGCGGGTCGAGGTCATCCTTCCCGCCTCGGCCTTCGGCAACATCACGGTCGGGATGCGCGCGGCCGTAGTGCCGGAGTTTCCCAGTGACACCGTGCACGTGGCACCGGTGACGATCGTGGACCGCGTGATCGACGCGGCCAGTGGAACCTTCGGCGTGCGGCTGGAACTCCCGAATCCCGAGCACAACATCCCGGTTGGGCTCCATTGCCAGGTGCGATTCCTCACCGAATAG